A part of Dreissena polymorpha isolate Duluth1 chromosome 13, UMN_Dpol_1.0, whole genome shotgun sequence genomic DNA contains:
- the LOC127854765 gene encoding uncharacterized protein LOC127854765, whose product MAFCACPAKTVPHSWNQAYTDRSTERAVKNAGGGVYITYRAGTSFASATPIGEQSSIYRAEVQALQSAAHHLIEQGVQEKNIVFLANSLSVLQSLSAGPSEATTRQLLAHICHLSDHNTVVLQWIPAHVGIAENEAADRLAKEDSQKEQPQHPNIIP is encoded by the coding sequence ACGGTACCACACTCATGGAACCAGGCCTATACTGATAGATCAACAGAAAGGGCAGTCAAAAACGCTGGAGGCGGGGTGTACATAACATACCGAGCAGGAACCTCTTTCGCCTCGGCAACCCCAATAGGTGAACAAAGCTCCATCTACAGAGCTGAGGTCCAGGCTCTTCAGTCAGCAGCACATCATCTGATTGAGCAGGGTGTACAAGAAAAAAACATTGTCTTCCTCGCAAACTCACTGTCAGTCCTACAGTCCCTCTCAGCAGGACCATCAGAGGCCACAACAAGACAGCTGCTGGCACATATTTGCCACCTGTCAGACCATAACACTGTTGTGCTTCAATGGATCCCTGCCCATGTAGGCATAGCCGAAAACGAAGCTGCAGACAGGCTTGCCAAGGAGGACTCACAGAAGGAGCAGCCCCAACACCCGAATATAATACCATGA